A window of Pseudooceanicola aestuarii contains these coding sequences:
- a CDS encoding cation transporter — MANAESAIADIPSFRYRVSGMDCAKDAAQIERAAQSAGIAPDAVKVSTATHIMTLTAPEARLPEIEKAVETTGYGFDRIESDEDIQQGAAHQDPGYRRALWIVVILNVGYGVLEMIGGFIAGSQAVKADALDFIGDGAITFLGLLAIGWSLAWRARSALIQGIFLGLLGLGVFGTTIIRAFEPTTPDATLMGILGLIALVINVISVLPLLRYRKGDANMRAVWLFSRNDAIGNAAVVIAAGLVVWLGSAWPDLIVAFGIAGLFLHSSWAIIRDARADLKAVA; from the coding sequence ATGGCCAACGCAGAAAGCGCGATAGCAGATATCCCATCCTTTCGTTACCGCGTTTCCGGCATGGATTGCGCCAAGGATGCCGCCCAGATCGAGCGGGCGGCGCAATCTGCGGGTATCGCGCCTGACGCCGTGAAAGTGTCTACTGCAACGCACATAATGACTTTGACAGCTCCCGAAGCGCGCTTGCCGGAAATTGAAAAAGCCGTCGAGACAACAGGGTATGGGTTTGACCGCATCGAGAGCGACGAAGATATTCAGCAAGGTGCGGCCCATCAGGACCCTGGCTATCGCCGCGCGCTCTGGATCGTTGTGATCCTGAATGTTGGTTATGGCGTTCTTGAAATGATCGGCGGGTTCATTGCCGGATCACAGGCCGTGAAGGCCGACGCGTTGGATTTCATCGGCGACGGCGCAATCACCTTCCTCGGCCTGTTGGCCATCGGCTGGAGCCTCGCTTGGCGAGCGCGGTCGGCCCTGATCCAGGGCATCTTCCTCGGCCTGCTTGGTCTTGGAGTCTTTGGCACGACCATCATAAGGGCATTCGAGCCGACAACCCCAGACGCCACTTTGATGGGGATTCTGGGCCTGATTGCTCTTGTGATAAATGTCATCTCCGTGCTGCCGTTGCTGCGGTACCGCAAGGGCGACGCGAACATGCGCGCTGTCTGGCTGTTCTCGCGCAACGACGCCATCGGCAACGCCGCAGTCGTTATCGCCGCCGGGCTGGTGGTTTGGCTAGGCAGCGCATGGCCCGATCTCATCGTAGCCTTCGGGATCGCCGGACTGTTCCTGCACTCGTCATGGGCGATCATCCGCGACGCGCGGGCCGATCTGAAGGCGGTGGCATGA
- a CDS encoding DUF411 domain-containing protein: protein MDVTRRQIIIAAVGLTIIAPFAAIAQGAPSIHVLKDPNCSCCRVWVDILRAEGFRVTEERSFGTLLVRHKLDNGIPQDMMSCHTGEIDGYMIEGHVPAADIRRLLDERPDAVGLAVPGMPYGSPGMGPEDQREAYEVFLIRRDGSTEVFTSYDAA, encoded by the coding sequence ATTGATGTAACGCGCCGTCAAATTATTATAGCCGCTGTAGGTCTTACCATCATTGCACCCTTCGCCGCGATTGCGCAGGGAGCTCCGTCGATCCACGTTCTTAAGGACCCGAATTGCAGCTGTTGCCGGGTTTGGGTCGATATTCTTCGAGCGGAAGGCTTTCGTGTAACCGAGGAGCGCAGCTTTGGCACTCTGCTGGTTCGGCACAAGTTGGACAATGGCATCCCTCAAGACATGATGTCGTGCCACACGGGCGAGATCGATGGCTACATGATCGAGGGCCATGTGCCGGCTGCAGACATCCGTCGCCTTCTGGACGAACGTCCAGATGCAGTCGGTCTCGCCGTTCCAGGCATGCCCTATGGATCACCCGGAATGGGGCCGGAAGATCAGCGGGAAGCCTACGAAGTATTCCTGATCCGGCGCGACGGTAGCACCGAAGTGTTCACGAGTTATGACGCAGCCTGA
- a CDS encoding TRAP transporter large permease, giving the protein MVNEVLTVAMLVVMAIGVFSGFPVALVLAGTGFLGFVAAVWVGITDFQHLGLIYLRARGVLTNESVQFTSVPMLIFLGLILNASGIAETMFRLLGRLLTGVPGRYAIATLLIGLVLAPAAGVIGASVITVALVAYAPMMASGYAPRTAGGAVAASGALGVVFPPAVMLFFISNVFYLRIGLMYVALIVPVLLMVMAFAVYFAVTLRKTVEIPLDTPKTNLVSDLLFVLASVAVIASIPLSIILGFATLTEAAGVGVFGALLVALARKRLSFSSLNSVTVQTSTMTSMVFFIVLGASVFSLSFHLVGGPDVIFEWISAFDLTRWELLAILLGVIIILGFVFDWIEVLLVFVPVLMPIISELDFADHVGSAYFAQIWIAGLIALALQTSFLTPPFGYALFFAKMAAPKGINLSDIYRGAVPLVAIEIALIAALISFPQLITWLPEMALGDADAPQLIQR; this is encoded by the coding sequence ATGGTGAATGAGGTCCTCACGGTTGCCATGCTTGTCGTGATGGCGATTGGGGTTTTCAGTGGCTTTCCGGTGGCGCTGGTGCTCGCGGGGACAGGCTTCTTGGGGTTTGTCGCTGCGGTTTGGGTGGGGATCACTGATTTTCAGCATCTGGGGCTGATCTACCTGCGGGCCCGTGGTGTACTGACCAATGAATCAGTCCAATTCACCAGCGTTCCAATGTTGATTTTTCTTGGCCTGATCCTGAATGCCAGCGGGATTGCCGAAACCATGTTTCGCTTGCTGGGGCGTCTTCTGACAGGCGTTCCCGGTCGCTACGCCATTGCGACTTTGCTGATCGGCCTCGTTCTTGCGCCCGCCGCCGGGGTGATCGGTGCTTCCGTCATAACTGTGGCGTTGGTGGCCTATGCCCCGATGATGGCGTCGGGCTACGCACCGCGAACCGCAGGAGGCGCTGTCGCAGCTTCTGGAGCATTGGGTGTCGTGTTCCCGCCAGCCGTGATGCTGTTCTTCATCTCGAACGTGTTCTATCTGCGCATCGGATTGATGTATGTGGCCCTCATCGTACCTGTGCTTCTGATGGTCATGGCCTTCGCGGTCTACTTTGCGGTCACCTTGAGAAAAACGGTCGAAATCCCGCTGGACACACCCAAGACCAATCTTGTGTCAGACCTCTTGTTTGTACTCGCGTCTGTCGCGGTCATCGCATCCATTCCGCTCAGCATCATTCTGGGCTTTGCGACACTAACAGAGGCGGCTGGAGTAGGGGTTTTTGGCGCGCTATTGGTCGCGCTGGCGCGAAAGCGCTTGTCTTTCTCATCGTTGAACTCTGTCACGGTGCAGACAAGCACGATGACGTCGATGGTCTTCTTCATCGTATTGGGCGCATCGGTATTCTCGCTCAGTTTCCACCTGGTCGGTGGACCGGACGTCATCTTCGAGTGGATATCCGCATTCGATCTCACCCGGTGGGAACTGTTGGCGATCCTCCTTGGCGTGATCATCATACTTGGGTTTGTTTTTGACTGGATCGAGGTGCTGCTGGTCTTTGTACCCGTACTGATGCCGATTATTTCAGAGCTCGACTTCGCAGATCACGTCGGCTCTGCCTACTTTGCGCAGATCTGGATCGCTGGCCTGATTGCGTTGGCCTTGCAAACGTCCTTCCTGACGCCTCCTTTCGGCTATGCCCTGTTCTTTGCCAAGATGGCCGCACCGAAGGGTATCAATCTGTCTGATATCTATCGCGGAGCGGTACCCCTTGTTGCCATTGAGATTGCATTGATCGCGGCGCTGATCTCGTTTCCTCAGCTTATCACTTGGCTGCCCGAAATGGCCCTTGGGGATGCCGATGCGCCGCAATTGATACAGCGGTGA
- a CDS encoding ArsR/SmtB family transcription factor: MSNDMTQIVVDRKVGTIEQRAKLFRGFADPSRLSILGALCGEPLVVHELVERTGLSQPNVSNHLRCLLECGLVNSDRDGRFIRYRISSARIATLLSDVDALLDVVAGGVESCDNYRGR; this comes from the coding sequence GTGAGCAATGATATGACGCAGATCGTTGTGGACCGCAAGGTCGGTACCATTGAACAACGAGCAAAACTATTTCGCGGCTTTGCCGACCCAAGCCGCTTGTCTATTCTCGGCGCGCTGTGCGGGGAGCCGCTGGTTGTTCACGAACTCGTCGAGCGTACGGGACTATCACAACCAAACGTATCCAACCACTTGCGATGCTTGTTGGAGTGCGGGCTAGTTAACAGCGACCGAGATGGGCGCTTCATCCGCTACCGTATCAGTAGCGCACGTATCGCAACGCTGTTGAGCGATGTGGACGCACTTCTCGATGTGGTCGCAGGGGGCGTTGAGTCCTGCGACAACTATCGCGGGAGATAA
- a CDS encoding TRAP transporter small permease subunit — MRFLDWIDRGIRGIGVVTAWLTVVSIAAYGALQMLDRKLQLGVSSYLPDLSTSLLFILIFLTFGYTYLRDGHVRVDVLRRHWSARRIAWIELIGGLFVLLPLAAILTYYGWDGLMRTTKYAETQLWAQRIAGVIGPILLALAGMIVALRNIAFLTGRRAQGAPEQASGLHNGE; from the coding sequence TTGAGATTTTTGGATTGGATTGACCGTGGCATTCGCGGCATCGGCGTCGTGACTGCGTGGCTGACAGTTGTTTCGATTGCTGCTTATGGCGCGCTTCAGATGCTGGATCGCAAGCTACAACTTGGCGTGTCGAGCTATTTGCCGGACCTGTCCACGTCACTGCTGTTCATCCTAATTTTCTTGACCTTTGGGTATACCTATCTGCGCGACGGTCACGTGCGCGTTGATGTTCTTCGCAGACATTGGTCCGCCCGCCGCATTGCTTGGATCGAACTGATTGGCGGCCTTTTTGTCCTTCTGCCGCTCGCCGCCATCCTGACCTATTACGGATGGGACGGTTTGATGCGCACCACGAAATACGCGGAAACCCAGTTGTGGGCACAACGCATTGCCGGGGTCATCGGCCCCATCTTGCTGGCTCTTGCCGGGATGATCGTAGCCCTTCGCAACATCGCCTTTCTGACAGGGAGACGTGCGCAAGGTGCACCGGAACAAGCAAGCGGCCTGCACAATGGTGAATGA
- the lspA gene encoding signal peptidase II, giving the protein MNSRVLGGLCAIAAFGVDQGTKALALNSPALENGVEVLPFLNLVRVLNDGVSFGMLGGVVPWWGLVALAAVVVAWLLIWLWKAPDRLTGAALGLIIGGALGNILDRLRYQAVPDFLDFHYGSYHWPSFNLADVAIFCGAALLFWDSFRTSKVRPENREQDNRKGDVTGG; this is encoded by the coding sequence ATGAACAGCCGCGTTCTCGGTGGGCTTTGCGCCATCGCCGCGTTTGGTGTTGATCAGGGCACCAAGGCTCTTGCCCTGAACTCCCCGGCGCTTGAGAACGGGGTCGAGGTTCTGCCCTTTCTCAACCTCGTGCGGGTTTTGAACGATGGGGTCAGCTTCGGTATGCTCGGCGGGGTCGTACCCTGGTGGGGTCTGGTCGCACTTGCTGCCGTGGTCGTGGCATGGCTGCTGATCTGGCTGTGGAAGGCTCCGGACAGGCTGACAGGTGCGGCGCTCGGTCTGATCATCGGAGGCGCGCTTGGCAATATCCTTGACCGTCTGCGCTATCAGGCCGTCCCTGACTTTCTCGACTTCCATTACGGGTCATACCACTGGCCGTCCTTCAACTTGGCTGACGTGGCGATCTTTTGTGGGGCAGCATTGCTGTTCTGGGACAGCTTTCGCACCTCGAAAGTCAGGCCGGAAAATCGGGAACAAGACAATCGCAAGGGAGATGTCACGGGGGGATAA